Proteins encoded within one genomic window of Setaria italica strain Yugu1 chromosome IV, Setaria_italica_v2.0, whole genome shotgun sequence:
- the LOC101768668 gene encoding probable beta-1,3-galactosyltransferase 2 — protein sequence MSWRKGGGADGVARRWVLLLCVGSFCLGLLFTNRMWTLPEASEVAIPNERRGKESELMAGDCSIQKVQGKHDYRDMLHISDTHHDAQTLGKTIANLETELSAARTLQDSFLNGSPVSEEYKASESTGRRKYLMVIGINTAFSSRKRRDSIRNTWMPQGEMRKKLEEEKGIIIRFVIGHSAISGGIVDRAIQAEDKKHGDFMRLDHVEGYLELSGKTRTYFATAVALWDANFYVKVDDDVHVNIATLGNILSKHISKPRVYIGCMKSGPVLSDKDVRYYEPEHWKFGEVGNKYFRHATGQLYAISKDLATYISINKHVLHKYINEDVSLGAWLIGLDVEHIDDRRLCCGTPPDCEWKAQAGNTCAASFDWKCSGICNSVQNIWGVHTRCSEGEKALLTAAF from the exons atGAGTTGGAGGAAGGGAGGCGGCGCGGATGGCGTGGCTAGGAGGTGGGTGCTGCTGCTCTGCGTCGGGAGCTTCTGCCTCGGCCTGCTCTTCACCAACAG gATGTGGACATTGCCTGAAGCAAGTGAGGTAGCTATACCAAATGAAAGAAGAGGGAAAGAGTCTGAGCTTATGGCTGGAGACTGTAGTATACAAAAA GTTCAAGGAAAACACGATTACAGGGATATGTTACATATCTCAGATACTCACCATGATGCCCA GACTTTAGGTAAGACAATAGCAAACCTGGAGACAGAACTCTCTGCTGCAAGAACTCTACAAGATTCTTTTCTCAACGGATCTCCAGTGTCCGAAGAGTACAAGGCTTCTGAGTCTACCGGTAGGCGCAAATACCTTATGGTGATAGGCATCAATACTGCTTTTAGCAGCCGCAAGAGAAGGGATTCTATCCGCAACACTTGGATGCCTCAAG GAGAAATGAGGAAAAAGctggaggaagagaaggggatCATAATTCGTTTTGTTATTGGTCACAG TGCTATTTCAGGTGGAATCGTCGACAGAGCTATTCAAGCAGAGGATAAGAAACATGGGGATTTCATGAGGCTT GATCATGTTGAAGGATATCTTGAACTTTCAGGCAAAACAAGAACATACTTTGCGACAGCTGTTGCTTTATGGGATGCTAACTTCTATGTGAAGGTTGACGACGATGTCCATGTTAATATAG CGACGCTTGGAAATATCTTATCCAAACATATTTCGAAGCCCAGGGTATACATTGGATGCATGAAGTCTGGCCCTGTCTTATCTGACAA GGATGTCAGGTACTACGAACCTGAGCACTGGAAATTTGGTGAAGTGGGTAACAAATATTTTCGACATGCCACTGGTCAATTGTATGCTATTTCAAAAGACTTGGCAACCTACATATCAATAAACAA GCATGTTTTGCACAAGTACATCAACGAGGATGTTTCTTTGGGAGCTTGGTTAATAGGGTTAGATGTTGAGCATATTGATGACCGCAGACTATGCTGCGGCACTCCACCTG aTTGCGAATGGAAAGCTCAGGCGGGGAACACCTGTGCAGCCTCGTTCGATTGGAAGTGCAGTGGTATCTGCAACTCTGTGCAGAACATCTGGGGGGTCCATACGAGGTGTTCAGAAGGTGAAAAGGCGCTGTTGACTGCTGCTTTCTAA
- the LOC101767992 gene encoding transcription factor GAMYB: MARSGGGGVEGCGGGVLKKGPWTQAEDKLLVDHVRRHGEGNWNAVRRETGLQRCGKSCRLRWANHLRPNLRKGPFSPEEERQILRLHGLIGNKWARISSHLPGRTDNEIKNYWNTRLKRRQRAGLPLYPPDIEREIALLRAQNINPFADADGNANSGLPPPLLYDANNPFALPPAVPSPSGSATASHSPLINQSYPLLNQMQGMPVFHLASSQQSPQPVFHHHQDNGAALGHGGFVSSGLPPLPTRAHELPSNQFDTSSSGGGAGLLESLLLGDDHLPRHIPTMVKVNSMPALTYREPGSCRLPVHGAGAGSDSDETSHCLPGEDMHHGAKWNFTYD; encoded by the exons atggcgaggagcggcggcggcggggtggaaggatgcggcggcggcgtgctgaaGAAGGGGCCGTGGACGCAGGCGGAGGACAAGCTGCTGGTCGACCACGtgcggcggcacggggagggCAACTGGAACGCCGTGCGCCGGGAGACCGGGCTGCAGCGCTGCGGCAAGAGCTGCCGGCTCCGGTGGGCCAACCACCTCCGCCCAAACCTCCGCAAGGGCCCCTTCTCccccgaggaggagcgccagATCCTCCGCCTCCACGGCCTCATCGGCAACAAGTGGGCCCGCATCTCGTCGCAC CTGCCCGGGAGGAcggacaacgagatcaagaactactggaaTACGCGCCTCAAGCGCCGGCAGCGCGCGGGGCTGCCGCTCTACCCGCCGGACATCGAGCGGGAGATCGCGTTGCTGCGCGCGCAGAACATCAACCCgttcgccgacgccgacggcaaCGCCAACTccggcctcccgccgccgctcctctacGACGCCAACAACCCGTTCGCGCTGCCTCCCGCCGTGCCGTCGCCCTCGGGCTCCGCCACGGCGTCCCACTCGCCGCTGATCAACCAGAGCTACCCCCTCCTGAACCAGATGCAGGGGATGCCGGTGTTCCACCTTGCCAGCAGCCAGCAGTCGCCGCAGCCGGtgttccaccaccaccaggacaACGGCGCGGCGCTCGGCCACGGTGGCTTCGTCTCCTCGGGCCTGCCGCCGTTGCCCACCAGAGCGCACGAGCTCCCTTCGAACCAATTCGACACctcgagcagcggcggcggcgccgggctgcTGGAATCTCTGCTGCTCGGCGACGACCACCTACCGCGGCACATCCCGACCATGGTCAAGGTCAACTCCATGCCCGCGCTCACGTACCGCGAGCCCGGCTCCTGCAGGCTGCCCgtccacggcgccggcgccgggagcgACAGCGACGAGACCTCGCACTGCTTGCCCGGAGAGGACATGCACCATGGCGCGAAATGGAACTTCACCTACG ATTAG